The segment CTAGACCGTCGCGCCGAGCTTCTCGGCGGCGGCTTTGACTTCGTCGATCCCACCCTTGTAGAAGAACGCCTGCTCCGGGAGATTGTCGACCTTGCCGTCCAGGATCTCCTTGAACGATGCGATCGTGTCCGAGAGCTTGACATACTTTCCGGGCGTTCCGGTGAACTGTTCGGCCACGAAGAACGGTTGCGAAAACATGCGCTGCATCCGGCGCGCTCGACCGACGGCGATCTTGTCGTCTTCGGAGAGCTCTTCGACGCCCAGAATCGCGATGATATCCTGCAGGTCTTTATAGCGCTGGAGCGTCTCTTGCACGCCGCGAGCGACGTTATAGTGCTCTTGGCCCACGATCTGCGGGTCGAGAATGCGCGAGGTCGATGCGAGCGGATCGACGGCGGGATAGATGCCCAATTCCGAGATCGGGCGCGAGAGCGCGGTCGTCGCATCCAAATGCGCGAACGTTACGGCGACGGCCGGATCCGTGTAGTCGTCGGCGGGCACGTACACGGCTTGCACCGAGGTGATCGAACCCTTGTTGGTCGAGGTGATGCGCTCTTCGAGCAAGCCCATGTCGGTCGAGAGCGTCGGCTGGTAGCCGACGGCCGAAGGCATGCGGCCCATCAGTGCGGAGACCTCGGAGCCCGCTTGCAGATAGCGGAAAATGTTGTCCATGAACAGCAGCACGTCGGCGCCGGCTTCGTCGCGGAAGTACTCGGCCATCGTCACGCCGGTCTGCGCGATGCGGAAACGCACGCCCGGCGGCTCGTCCATCTGTCCGAACACCAGCGTCGTCTGCGCGAGCACGCCCGACTCTTTCATTTCGACCCACAGGTCGTTGCCTTCACGCGTGCGTTCGCCGACGCCCGTGAACACCGAGAAGCCTTTGTGCACGTTGGCGATATTGCGAATCAGCTCTTGAATGAGCACGGTCTTGCCGACGCCCGCGCCGCCGAAGAGTCCCACCTTGCCGCCGCGCGTATACGGCGCCATCAGGTCGATCACTTTGATCCCGGTCTCGAAGAGTTTCGGCGTGGGGTCCTGCGATTTGAAATCGGGGGCCGGGCGATGGATCGGCCAATACGCCGCCGCCTTCACCGGTTCGTTCGAATCGATCGCTTTGCCGAGCACGTTGAAGATGCGTCCGAGCGTGCCTTCGCCGACGGGAACCGTAATCGGTCCGCCGCTCGAAGTGACGGCGGCGCCGCGCATCAAACCGTCGGTCGAGCCCATCGCCAAACACCGCACTTGGTTGTTGCCGAGTTCGTCCTGCACTTCGAGCACGAGGTCGCGCGCTTGCATGGCCGTGCCGCCGAGATCCGCAGACTTCTGCGACGGCGCCGCATCGGCGGCATCGTCGTTGACGCGGACCATCAACGCGTCGTTAATTTTGGGGAGCGTCTCCGCCGTGAACTCGACGTCGACGACGTTACCGAGCACTTGGACGACCTTACCGGTAGCACTAGCCATGTTCTTCAACGTTCCTTTTTGCTGTTCGATTGAGCTATCCATTGAGCGCCTCCGCCCCGCCGACGATCTCCAAGAGTTCCTTGGTGATCGCAGCCTGACGCGCGT is part of the Candidatus Dormiibacterota bacterium genome and harbors:
- the atpD gene encoding F0F1 ATP synthase subunit beta; the encoded protein is MASATGKVVQVLGNVVDVEFTAETLPKINDALMVRVNDDAADAAPSQKSADLGGTAMQARDLVLEVQDELGNNQVRCLAMGSTDGLMRGAAVTSSGGPITVPVGEGTLGRIFNVLGKAIDSNEPVKAAAYWPIHRPAPDFKSQDPTPKLFETGIKVIDLMAPYTRGGKVGLFGGAGVGKTVLIQELIRNIANVHKGFSVFTGVGERTREGNDLWVEMKESGVLAQTTLVFGQMDEPPGVRFRIAQTGVTMAEYFRDEAGADVLLFMDNIFRYLQAGSEVSALMGRMPSAVGYQPTLSTDMGLLEERITSTNKGSITSVQAVYVPADDYTDPAVAVTFAHLDATTALSRPISELGIYPAVDPLASTSRILDPQIVGQEHYNVARGVQETLQRYKDLQDIIAILGVEELSEDDKIAVGRARRMQRMFSQPFFVAEQFTGTPGKYVKLSDTIASFKEILDGKVDNLPEQAFFYKGGIDEVKAAAEKLGATV